The following coding sequences are from one Phycisphaerae bacterium window:
- a CDS encoding CBS domain-containing protein: protein MQVKEIMSKEVITVTRSVKLRELLELFNKFHLFPLVPVVEEDNRLVGIVSFSNLIDVFSPYHQEILKTVPFLDDREEDIFNVELTRDIGDLLIVDDIMETKFVSLQEDASLEEAFKLMKLHLKEEFLVTDKTGILVGKIGIFDIIRRVFQEKGVI, encoded by the coding sequence ATGCAAGTTAAAGAGATAATGTCAAAGGAAGTAATAACTGTAACACGCTCTGTAAAATTGAGAGAACTGTTAGAGTTATTTAATAAATTTCATCTTTTCCCTTTGGTGCCTGTAGTTGAAGAGGACAACCGCCTGGTGGGGATTGTTTCTTTTAGCAATCTTATCGATGTATTTAGTCCGTATCATCAGGAAATATTGAAAACGGTTCCTTTCTTGGACGATCGGGAAGAAGATATATTTAATGTAGAACTGACCAGGGATATCGGAGACTTGTTAATCGTTGATGATATTATGGAGACAAAGTTCGTTTCTTTACAAGAGGATGCCTCTTTAGAGGAAGCTTTTAAGTTAATGAAGTTACATCTTAAAGAAGAATTTCTGGTAACAGATAAAACAGGAATATTAGTCGGAAAGATTGGCATATTCGACATAATTCGGAGAGTATTTCAGGAAAAGGGCGTTATTTAA
- a CDS encoding lipid-binding SYLF domain-containing protein: protein MKTKIIMMCLCLAIVSAGCAIAPEEPEGKAVLSAEASEAIAVFKEKDPKIQKFFDNSYGWAVLPKVFKGAFLAGGAYGKGEVYEQGKMVGYCSMSQATLGFSFGGEFFREIIFFKTKNDLDVFKTEEFTFSAQVTGVAVTLGAAAKADYKSGMAVFVATDTGLMVDASLGGQKFNYLEKSAAEH, encoded by the coding sequence ATGAAGACGAAAATAATTATGATGTGTTTGTGTTTGGCGATTGTATCGGCCGGCTGCGCTATTGCACCGGAAGAGCCGGAGGGAAAAGCGGTTTTGTCGGCTGAGGCAAGTGAGGCAATAGCGGTATTCAAGGAGAAAGACCCTAAGATACAGAAATTCTTCGACAACTCCTACGGCTGGGCGGTGCTGCCGAAGGTATTCAAAGGGGCTTTTCTTGCCGGCGGCGCTTACGGCAAGGGCGAAGTTTACGAGCAGGGTAAAATGGTCGGGTACTGCAGTATGTCGCAGGCAACGCTTGGGTTCTCGTTCGGGGGCGAGTTCTTCCGAGAGATAATATTCTTCAAGACTAAAAATGATTTAGACGTGTTCAAGACCGAGGAGTTCACGTTTTCCGCACAGGTTACAGGCGTAGCTGTCACTCTCGGCGCGGCAGCGAAGGCTGATTATAAATCTGGAATGGCAGTATTCGTCGCAACTGACACGGGGCTAATGGTCGATGCGTCGCTGGGCGGACAGAAATTCAATTATCTCGAGAAGTCCGCCGCAGAGCATTAA
- a CDS encoding carbohydrate binding domain-containing protein, with product MFSNCFCKSLFLLLFLSSASVYGDTNILVNPDFESGTDGWAGRNCAIEAVKSPVHSGSGSAKASKRDANWQGVKQSVFEKMANGKTYKISGWVRLDNAASGRVALSVEQQDGKGTSYHNVATVTATDSNWALLSGDFTLEVSDTLSVLDVYFEGPDPNINFYVDDANAYGPEGAALEKITIEPNATAQIDVGTRHQKIEGFGAGGVHFTMEFVNHQKKAELYNLLFKELGMDIFRISNTYDINQAAFNEMVEIAKGGKAALDGNLKIMISSWSPPARLKSNGNTARGTLAKINGKYAYAEFAQWWADSLAAYSKAGVKIDYLNIQNEPDYEAPWNSCRFNPAEDSNVAGYDAAFEAVWQKFNADPELEIPKMLAPETYSLNTTIDYIDKLKNSSHVDGYAHHLYGCSGCAENPDRYIPEMERLKSKYGSKPLMQTEFENEPNTWAGAMSMVILIHNSLTVENATAYVYWNLFWGPSSGMVSFNPMDLSYYTIKPVYYAFKQYSAFTDSDWQRVEATTDNPGLRISAYISPDNKKLTAVIINTAGNTDITLNLSSKGFSASEGEVYRSSETEKCVNLGSYKAGEPLKLPAKSITTLVLSGK from the coding sequence ATGTTTTCCAATTGTTTTTGTAAGTCTTTATTTTTACTGCTGTTTTTGTCATCGGCGTCAGTTTACGGCGACACCAACATACTGGTCAATCCCGATTTTGAAAGCGGGACGGACGGCTGGGCGGGGCGAAACTGCGCAATTGAGGCGGTCAAATCACCTGTACACAGCGGTTCGGGCAGCGCGAAAGCTTCGAAGAGAGACGCGAACTGGCAGGGTGTGAAACAATCCGTGTTCGAAAAAATGGCCAATGGCAAGACTTACAAGATATCCGGATGGGTAAGACTCGATAACGCCGCGAGCGGACGTGTCGCCTTATCGGTTGAGCAGCAGGACGGCAAGGGAACCAGTTACCATAACGTAGCTACTGTTACCGCAACCGACAGCAACTGGGCGCTGCTTTCGGGTGATTTTACATTAGAGGTGAGCGATACATTATCGGTGCTGGACGTTTACTTCGAAGGTCCTGACCCGAATATTAACTTTTACGTTGACGACGCAAACGCATACGGCCCCGAAGGAGCTGCCCTTGAGAAAATTACTATCGAACCAAATGCAACGGCTCAGATTGATGTGGGGACACGTCATCAAAAAATCGAAGGTTTCGGGGCCGGCGGGGTCCATTTCACGATGGAATTCGTAAACCACCAGAAAAAAGCTGAACTGTATAATCTGCTGTTCAAGGAACTGGGCATGGACATATTCCGCATAAGTAACACTTACGATATCAACCAGGCCGCTTTCAATGAGATGGTGGAAATAGCCAAAGGCGGTAAAGCTGCCCTCGATGGAAATCTCAAGATTATGATTTCGTCGTGGTCGCCGCCGGCGAGATTGAAAAGCAACGGAAATACAGCCCGCGGAACGCTTGCCAAAATCAACGGCAAATATGCGTATGCAGAATTCGCCCAGTGGTGGGCTGACAGCTTAGCCGCTTATTCAAAAGCAGGAGTGAAAATAGACTATCTGAATATCCAGAATGAGCCGGACTACGAAGCCCCATGGAATTCGTGCAGATTCAATCCCGCTGAGGATTCAAACGTGGCAGGTTATGATGCCGCCTTCGAAGCGGTCTGGCAGAAATTTAATGCAGACCCGGAGCTGGAAATTCCGAAGATGCTCGCACCGGAAACGTATAGTTTGAATACCACCATTGATTATATAGACAAATTGAAAAACTCATCTCACGTTGACGGTTATGCACATCATCTCTACGGCTGCAGCGGCTGCGCCGAAAATCCTGACAGGTATATTCCTGAAATGGAAAGACTCAAATCAAAATACGGCAGCAAGCCGCTGATGCAGACAGAGTTCGAGAACGAACCGAACACATGGGCCGGCGCAATGAGTATGGTGATTTTGATTCATAATTCTCTGACAGTCGAGAACGCAACGGCATATGTGTACTGGAATTTGTTCTGGGGCCCCAGCAGCGGGATGGTGAGTTTTAACCCGATGGACCTATCCTACTACACTATCAAGCCGGTCTATTATGCTTTCAAGCAATATTCGGCTTTTACAGATTCGGACTGGCAGCGAGTGGAGGCAACGACCGACAATCCTGGGCTGAGAATTTCAGCATATATAAGCCCGGACAATAAAAAACTAACCGCGGTCATAATAAATACCGCAGGCAATACGGATATTACCCTTAACCTTTCTTCGAAGGGCTTTTCCGCTTCTGAAGGTGAAGTTTACCGCTCGAGCGAGACAGAAAAATGCGTTAACCTCGGCAGCTACAAGGCAGGCGAGCCATTAAAACTGCCTGCAAAGTCGATAACGACTCTGGTACTTTCCGGAAAATAA
- a CDS encoding SAP domain-containing protein, which produces MKMEAIKKKAKKLGIKSGKMKKAELIHTIQRTEGNTPCYGNSNNGNCPYTNCCFRKDCFKVPCLAAV; this is translated from the coding sequence ATGAAGATGGAAGCCATCAAAAAGAAGGCGAAGAAATTAGGCATAAAATCCGGCAAGATGAAAAAGGCGGAGCTAATCCATACCATCCAGAGGACGGAAGGCAATACGCCCTGCTATGGAAATTCAAACAACGGCAACTGCCCATATACCAACTGCTGTTTCAGAAAAGACTGCTTTAAGGTGCCGTGCTTAGCTGCGGTATAG
- the asnA gene encoding aspartate--ammonia ligase produces the protein MADKRADLAGPGIGDYNELEKILPQDYSSLLSPKETQIAIYAAKDYIEQNLCKELNLIRVTVPLIVDVESGVNDLLDRDGSRTPIEFPCGLGLDKPIRAQIVQAATKWKRMALKQFGMKIGEGLVTDMRAIRKDYFLDHDHSAYVDQWDWELAVTAEQRNLEFLKQVVEKIWKVLKGAETCVQELFPKLKTDKYPDMPEKLTFIHAEEILERYPDLPRKQRETEIVKELGAIFIIGIGWVLNDGYPHEMRAADYDDWATDTKSQTGKDTHGLNGDILVWNPITKRRHELTSMGIRVNADSLKQQLKLSGLEDLLKFPYHQAIVNNQIPLSIGGGIGQSRTFMLLLKKAHIGEVSATVWPKVLKDISEKKNIHVIE, from the coding sequence ATGGCAGATAAAAGAGCAGACCTCGCCGGCCCAGGCATCGGTGACTATAATGAGCTGGAAAAAATCCTCCCGCAGGATTACAGCTCGCTGCTGTCCCCCAAGGAAACCCAGATTGCCATTTATGCCGCCAAGGATTACATCGAGCAAAATCTCTGTAAAGAGCTTAATCTTATTCGTGTTACCGTTCCCCTGATTGTCGATGTCGAAAGCGGCGTCAATGACCTCCTTGATCGCGACGGCTCTCGAACTCCCATCGAGTTTCCCTGCGGACTCGGTCTCGATAAGCCTATACGAGCCCAAATCGTTCAGGCCGCCACCAAATGGAAACGTATGGCGCTGAAGCAATTCGGTATGAAAATCGGCGAAGGCCTCGTCACCGATATGAGAGCCATTAGAAAAGATTACTTCCTCGACCACGACCACAGCGCCTACGTTGACCAGTGGGACTGGGAGCTTGCTGTAACAGCCGAGCAGAGAAACCTGGAGTTCTTAAAGCAGGTTGTTGAGAAAATCTGGAAAGTCCTCAAAGGCGCCGAAACCTGCGTCCAGGAACTTTTCCCCAAGCTAAAGACCGATAAATACCCCGATATGCCTGAAAAATTAACGTTTATCCACGCTGAGGAGATACTCGAAAGATACCCAGACCTGCCGCGAAAACAGCGCGAGACAGAAATTGTCAAAGAGCTGGGCGCAATTTTTATCATCGGCATCGGCTGGGTACTTAATGACGGCTACCCGCACGAAATGAGGGCCGCTGACTACGACGACTGGGCAACCGATACTAAATCTCAAACCGGAAAAGATACCCACGGTTTGAATGGTGACATACTCGTCTGGAACCCTATAACAAAACGCCGGCACGAATTGACAAGTATGGGTATCCGCGTTAACGCCGATTCCCTCAAACAGCAGCTAAAGCTCTCTGGCCTGGAAGATTTATTAAAGTTCCCATACCACCAGGCCATCGTAAATAACCAAATTCCCCTCAGCATCGGCGGCGGCATAGGACAATCCCGGACGTTTATGCTCCTGTTGAAAAAAGCTCACATCGGCGAAGTCTCCGCGACCGTATGGCCGAAAGTTCTCAAGGATATTTCCGAAAAGAAAAATATCCATGTTATAGAATAA
- a CDS encoding cobalamin-dependent protein (Presence of a B(12) (cobalamin)-binding domain implies dependence on cobalamin itself, in one of its several forms, or in some unusual lineages, dependence on a cobalamin-like analog.), producing MATEAVLERYLDTLLQGDRKACRGVIEESLQTGTPANSVYSDIIWPIMVEIEHLVRADKITTTQEHLATRINRTIVDQLQNKLPRKPRKGKRIVISCAQAELQELGAQIMADLFESDGWEVKFLGGGLTSDDILAFIHESAPDILLIYGSEPKQAPDIRQLIDTIRDINAWPDMRIMVSGGLFNRAEGLWQEIGADLFAATALEAIQVASQDTPIEPEAGTAGRRRKRGLPAVKKIQVQVLK from the coding sequence ATGGCAACAGAAGCTGTTCTTGAGCGTTATTTAGACACTTTACTTCAGGGCGACCGCAAGGCCTGCCGGGGCGTTATAGAGGAGTCCCTCCAGACCGGCACCCCAGCCAATTCCGTTTATTCCGATATTATCTGGCCTATTATGGTTGAAATCGAGCATTTAGTCCGTGCCGACAAGATTACGACCACTCAGGAGCATTTGGCCACTCGGATTAACCGCACAATCGTTGACCAGCTTCAGAACAAGCTGCCGCGTAAACCCCGTAAAGGCAAGAGGATAGTGATTTCCTGCGCCCAGGCTGAGCTGCAGGAACTCGGTGCTCAAATAATGGCGGACTTGTTCGAAAGCGATGGCTGGGAGGTCAAATTCCTCGGCGGCGGCCTGACTAGCGACGATATCCTTGCATTCATACACGAAAGTGCTCCCGATATTCTCCTAATCTACGGCAGCGAACCAAAGCAGGCGCCTGATATCCGGCAACTCATTGACACAATTAGAGATATAAACGCCTGGCCCGATATGCGGATTATGGTATCAGGTGGGCTGTTTAACCGTGCAGAGGGGCTCTGGCAGGAAATTGGCGCCGATTTATTCGCCGCCACGGCACTCGAAGCCATCCAGGTAGCTTCACAAGACACACCAATCGAGCCGGAGGCAGGAACAGCAGGCCGGCGTAGAAAAAGAGGACTGCCGGCGGTTAAAAAAATACAAGTTCAAGTCCTGAAGTAA
- a CDS encoding DUF5060 domain-containing protein produces the protein MNTKYQKLLTFCVVFLLIVNVSLNTLIAGGPSDIHVWEMEEIVLEAENDYDNFYTDVTCWVDLKGPDFSKRIYGFWDGSNRFVVRMVATSLGKWQWTSGSNQPDDKGLTGLSGEFNAVRWTKKQKSQNPNRRGFIRPSPNGHALQYADGTPFFMVGDTWLAGTTWRLPFRGVASPKDYVPGPGISFEDAVAYRKRQGYNSVSMIACFPNWEADCHPATYADSSGLFLRNAWEKFGYPVGNGHVTAKDMRDEFGNLPFEMSTEHQGVADFDRINPKYFRSLDEKMRHLSKQGFVPLIETVRRDNCPAWKAYFDFNESYSRYVQYLISRYGAYNIFFSGIHLDWIPKEYSLTADEFNAALTYHLNKYGPLPFGQPHTTLISDSTYTQFGHDQNCPWLTMHSVGNKPRDHSVKTALETLFNLVPTYPAINFEPYYTGWDHEINMPNGERPPANSPRDNYFSRAQMYGSVLSGGLSGHVHGTAAYDITTTGEPAGARPHFWVALKYKSGAYMQHLAAFVLSQGKKYQQLQPCSQNINPQKAPGSPERGLDGWSFMSCTPEKDFALLYFENQAVLPTLSGFKPDSSFSFRWFNPRNGRWKKKITIKSNEQGILALPPFPDGQNPSTIDWAAKITLQ, from the coding sequence ATGAATACTAAATATCAAAAACTGCTCACTTTTTGCGTTGTTTTTCTGCTTATTGTAAATGTTTCCCTTAATACGCTCATCGCCGGCGGTCCTTCGGATATTCACGTATGGGAAATGGAAGAAATTGTGCTGGAAGCGGAAAATGATTATGATAATTTCTATACGGATGTGACCTGCTGGGTCGACCTGAAGGGTCCGGATTTCTCGAAACGAATTTATGGCTTCTGGGATGGCTCCAATCGTTTCGTTGTGCGTATGGTCGCGACATCACTTGGCAAATGGCAATGGACCAGCGGCTCGAATCAGCCCGATGATAAAGGCCTTACCGGCCTGTCCGGCGAATTTAACGCAGTCAGATGGACAAAAAAACAAAAGTCGCAAAATCCCAACCGCCGCGGCTTCATTCGTCCCTCACCTAACGGGCACGCCTTGCAATACGCTGACGGAACGCCCTTCTTTATGGTTGGTGACACCTGGCTTGCAGGAACCACCTGGCGCCTGCCTTTCAGGGGCGTTGCATCTCCAAAAGATTATGTGCCCGGCCCGGGTATCAGCTTTGAAGACGCCGTCGCTTACCGAAAAAGACAGGGCTACAATTCCGTCAGTATGATTGCCTGTTTTCCGAACTGGGAAGCGGACTGCCATCCCGCGACTTACGCTGATTCCAGCGGATTATTCCTGAGAAATGCGTGGGAAAAATTTGGTTACCCCGTCGGAAACGGCCATGTGACCGCGAAAGATATGCGCGACGAATTCGGCAACCTCCCCTTTGAGATGTCAACGGAGCACCAGGGCGTCGCTGATTTTGACCGTATCAATCCCAAATACTTTCGCAGTCTTGACGAAAAAATGCGTCATTTGTCCAAACAGGGTTTTGTCCCTTTGATAGAAACCGTAAGAAGAGACAACTGCCCGGCGTGGAAGGCATATTTTGACTTTAATGAATCTTACTCGCGATATGTTCAGTATCTAATCTCAAGATACGGTGCCTATAATATATTCTTTAGCGGCATTCATCTCGATTGGATTCCCAAAGAATATAGTCTCACCGCCGACGAATTCAACGCAGCTTTAACCTATCATTTGAATAAATACGGCCCGCTGCCTTTCGGCCAGCCCCACACAACACTAATCAGCGATTCCACATATACTCAATTCGGCCACGACCAGAATTGTCCTTGGCTGACTATGCACAGCGTCGGCAACAAGCCGCGCGACCATAGTGTTAAAACAGCTCTTGAAACCCTTTTTAATCTTGTCCCCACATACCCGGCCATAAACTTCGAGCCGTATTATACCGGCTGGGACCACGAAATAAATATGCCGAATGGCGAGCGTCCGCCGGCAAATTCCCCGCGTGATAACTATTTCTCACGGGCACAAATGTATGGCTCCGTTCTTTCCGGCGGCCTGTCCGGCCACGTCCACGGAACCGCCGCCTACGACATCACTACAACCGGTGAGCCTGCCGGTGCGCGTCCCCATTTCTGGGTCGCGCTAAAGTATAAATCAGGCGCCTATATGCAGCACCTCGCTGCGTTTGTCTTGTCGCAGGGCAAAAAATATCAGCAATTACAGCCCTGTTCGCAGAATATAAACCCGCAAAAAGCCCCCGGCAGCCCCGAAAGAGGTTTGGATGGCTGGTCGTTTATGTCGTGCACGCCTGAAAAGGATTTTGCACTGCTCTACTTCGAGAACCAGGCTGTCCTGCCTACATTAAGCGGTTTCAAACCTGACTCTTCTTTTTCTTTCCGGTGGTTTAATCCCCGCAACGGCCGGTGGAAAAAGAAAATCACCATTAAATCGAATGAGCAAGGAATATTGGCACTCCCGCCATTCCCGGATGGACAAAATCCTTCCACCATTGACTGGGCCGCCAAAATCACTTTACAATAA
- a CDS encoding ABC transporter permease: MIGALGAKAIEDLSDLGRFGRFVWRAILASGSSIARTSTYPLIWTQMNIIGVRSVPVVMITGAFVGMILAVMAYDQLAGMGLEEHLGVLINVSVVKELGPVLTAVMLAGRVGGALTAELGTMNVTEQIDAVRSMGTDPVRYLAVPRLLACLFLTPVLIIYADLLGVLGGYFIGVIQFGINSRAYWSFSAYGVELWDVVVGVVKGFFFGAAIAVISCYKGFTCKEGAHGVGQACTDAFVASFISILALDFALAVIFKAIYNTFWPLKSLVG, from the coding sequence ATGATTGGGGCACTTGGGGCCAAGGCGATAGAAGATTTAAGTGATTTGGGGCGGTTCGGCAGGTTTGTCTGGCGTGCGATATTGGCATCCGGCTCGAGCATAGCCAGAACATCGACGTATCCCCTGATATGGACACAGATGAATATAATCGGCGTTCGCAGTGTGCCGGTTGTGATGATAACGGGAGCGTTCGTGGGGATGATATTGGCGGTGATGGCATACGACCAGCTTGCCGGTATGGGGCTGGAAGAACACTTGGGAGTTTTAATTAACGTTTCAGTTGTTAAAGAGTTAGGCCCGGTTCTTACGGCGGTGATGCTGGCAGGGCGGGTCGGCGGAGCTTTGACGGCAGAGCTTGGGACGATGAATGTTACCGAGCAGATAGATGCGGTCAGGAGTATGGGGACCGACCCGGTAAGATACCTGGCTGTTCCGCGGCTTCTGGCGTGCCTGTTTCTTACGCCGGTGCTGATTATCTATGCGGATTTGCTCGGAGTATTGGGTGGATATTTTATCGGGGTCATTCAGTTCGGAATTAACAGCCGGGCGTATTGGAGCTTCAGCGCATACGGGGTAGAGCTGTGGGACGTGGTTGTCGGGGTTGTAAAGGGATTTTTCTTCGGAGCGGCAATCGCGGTAATCAGCTGTTATAAGGGCTTTACGTGCAAAGAAGGTGCGCATGGAGTAGGTCAGGCGTGCACGGATGCGTTTGTGGCCAGCTTTATCTCTATACTCGCGCTGGATTTTGCGCTGGCAGTGATTTTCAAGGCGATTTACAATACGTTCTGGCCTTTGAAAAGTCTGGTTGGGTAG
- a CDS encoding carbohydrate binding domain-containing protein, translating to MSYKGLFLLLCLSLTCYADTNILVNPDFEKGTEGWAGRGCPIEAVSAPVHSGSGSVKATGRVAAWQGVRQSVFDTMTDGKTYKISGWVRLDNAPSDKVLLSVEQQDDSGTKYHTLATATAVTDSNWTLLTGDFKLDVNGGLTVLDVYFDGAAPGVNFYVDDVNVYGPEPIAKSAAVKPTATSEIDADKRHQKIEGLGASGAFRMMELVQHKQKAELYNLLFKELGLDIFRIRNTYDMNQADFDYTVEIANKGKAALGGNLKIMISSWTPPARLKSDANLIGGTLAKKDGKFVYGEFAQWWADSLAAYAKAGVKADYITMQNEPDWEAPYESCKLAPTEEPNTAGYDAALEAVWQKLKAEMGPAMPKMLDPETMGFSHIESYISKLDTSRIYGYAHHLYDCSGCAENPDRYIPKMTRFKKFIAQYGDKPVFQTEFEDQPKTWTGAMNTAVLLHNSLTVENVASYLYWDLFWDPNDGLVGLNDSNSYSVRPAYYAFKQYSAFTDSGWQRVEASTDNPGLRISAYISPDNKKLTAVLLNTTPSTDITLNFSLKGSAVSKGDVYRSSEKENCVKIGSFKKGEPLKLPANSITTVALSASQE from the coding sequence ATGTCTTACAAAGGTTTGTTTTTATTATTGTGTCTGTCATTAACATGTTACGCCGATACCAACATCCTGGTCAACCCAGACTTCGAAAAAGGGACGGAAGGCTGGGCCGGCAGAGGCTGTCCAATCGAGGCGGTCAGCGCACCGGTGCACAGCGGTTCGGGCAGCGTCAAGGCAACCGGCAGAGTCGCGGCCTGGCAGGGAGTAAGGCAATCTGTATTCGACACAATGACAGATGGAAAAACTTACAAGATATCAGGGTGGGTAAGACTCGATAACGCTCCGAGCGACAAGGTACTGCTATCGGTCGAGCAACAGGACGACAGCGGCACCAAGTATCATACTTTAGCCACCGCAACCGCTGTCACGGACAGCAACTGGACGCTGCTAACAGGTGACTTCAAATTAGATGTTAACGGCGGACTGACGGTGCTGGACGTGTATTTCGACGGCGCTGCGCCGGGCGTTAATTTTTACGTTGATGACGTGAACGTATATGGCCCGGAACCAATCGCCAAATCCGCCGCCGTCAAACCTACCGCAACAAGTGAAATTGACGCAGATAAACGGCATCAAAAAATCGAAGGTCTGGGGGCATCCGGCGCATTCCGGATGATGGAACTTGTTCAGCATAAACAAAAAGCTGAATTATACAACCTTCTCTTCAAGGAGCTCGGCCTTGATATATTCCGCATCAGAAATACTTACGATATGAACCAAGCCGACTTCGATTATACGGTTGAAATAGCCAATAAAGGCAAAGCCGCTCTCGGCGGGAACCTGAAGATTATGATTTCATCGTGGACGCCGCCGGCACGGCTGAAAAGCGACGCAAACTTAATCGGCGGGACACTCGCCAAAAAAGACGGCAAATTCGTATATGGCGAATTCGCGCAATGGTGGGCAGACAGCCTGGCCGCGTATGCAAAAGCAGGAGTCAAAGCGGACTATATAACTATGCAGAATGAGCCTGACTGGGAAGCTCCATACGAATCGTGCAAACTCGCCCCCACAGAAGAACCAAACACGGCCGGCTATGACGCCGCCCTCGAAGCAGTCTGGCAAAAACTGAAGGCTGAAATGGGACCGGCCATGCCCAAAATGCTCGACCCCGAAACGATGGGCTTTTCTCACATCGAAAGCTATATAAGTAAATTAGACACATCCCGCATTTATGGCTACGCGCACCATCTCTACGATTGCAGCGGCTGTGCCGAAAACCCCGACAGATATATTCCAAAAATGACCAGGTTCAAGAAGTTTATTGCACAGTATGGTGACAAGCCCGTGTTCCAGACGGAATTCGAGGACCAACCGAAAACGTGGACTGGCGCAATGAATACAGCGGTTTTATTACATAACAGCCTGACAGTGGAGAACGTAGCTTCGTATTTGTACTGGGATTTGTTCTGGGACCCGAACGACGGATTGGTCGGCCTCAATGACTCGAATTCCTACAGCGTCAGACCCGCTTACTATGCTTTCAAGCAATATTCGGCTTTCACAGATTCCGGCTGGCAGCGAGTTGAAGCCTCGACCGATAATCCCGGCCTGAGAATTTCAGCGTATATCAGCCCGGACAACAAAAAACTAACAGCGGTCCTGCTCAATACCACGCCGAGCACTGATATCACCCTTAACTTTTCTTTGAAGGGTTCGGCTGTTTCCAAGGGAGACGTATATCGTTCGAGTGAAAAGGAAAACTGCGTTAAAATCGGCAGCTTCAAAAAAGGTGAGCCGTTGAAACTGCCTGCGAATTCTATAACGACAGTAGCGCTTTCAGCCAGTCAAGAGTGA
- a CDS encoding cation:proton antiporter — protein sequence MNTILGLGFILLAGLFSARLISKIRFPAVTAYLVIGILTGSSLLKLIPVEIINASGLISNIVLGIIAFSIGQNFSRDNFRKIGKSVVWISVLEACGAWLLVTLTFLLILRQPFYISLLFGALSSATAPAATVMVIREYRAKGIFTDTLLGVVAIDDAWCLIIFAVSLAISQAVYSHRLAAFFLIRVFLNSILSILGAFILGSISAILLSYLSRFIRTQAELLIFTLGFVLLSIGIAIWLHLSVLLANMFLGAILVNINKSSFSSFEVLKTIDSPLFLLFFVLAGANLEIGLLPKLGLIGSAYLVFRVAGKVAGARLGARISNASGSIRKYLGLGLVPQAGVALGCALVAKSDFPNIGGMIFTTIVATTVVYELVGPLCTKYALQKAGEINVEHHQMV from the coding sequence GTGAATACTATATTAGGATTGGGGTTTATTCTGCTTGCAGGTTTATTTTCGGCAAGGCTGATAAGCAAAATTAGATTTCCAGCGGTAACCGCTTATCTTGTAATAGGTATACTTACCGGGTCTTCGCTGTTAAAACTCATTCCTGTAGAAATTATTAATGCATCAGGACTAATTTCAAATATAGTTTTAGGAATAATCGCCTTTAGTATTGGCCAAAATTTTTCTCGAGATAACTTTAGAAAGATTGGCAAATCAGTGGTATGGATTTCAGTTCTGGAGGCATGCGGGGCCTGGCTTTTAGTTACATTAACTTTCTTATTGATACTAAGGCAGCCTTTTTATATTTCTCTTCTTTTCGGAGCGCTTTCTTCCGCTACTGCCCCGGCGGCAACGGTAATGGTGATAAGAGAATATCGCGCTAAAGGCATTTTTACTGATACGCTTTTAGGGGTCGTTGCTATTGATGATGCCTGGTGCCTTATTATTTTTGCTGTTTCCTTGGCAATATCCCAGGCCGTTTATAGCCACAGGTTGGCTGCATTTTTTTTGATTAGGGTATTTTTAAACTCCATCTTGAGTATACTTGGTGCCTTTATCTTAGGAAGCATCAGTGCAATCCTGTTATCTTATCTCTCTCGTTTTATTCGTACGCAGGCAGAGCTCCTGATTTTCACCCTCGGATTTGTTCTTTTAAGCATAGGAATAGCTATTTGGCTGCACTTGTCCGTCCTTTTAGCAAATATGTTTTTAGGGGCAATCTTAGTCAATATCAACAAATCTTCATTCAGCTCTTTTGAAGTTTTAAAAACAATAGATTCCCCGCTATTCTTGCTTTTCTTTGTTTTGGCCGGGGCAAATTTGGAAATAGGTCTTCTGCCCAAATTGGGATTAATTGGTTCGGCATATTTAGTATTTCGCGTGGCAGGTAAGGTAGCTGGCGCAAGATTAGGAGCTCGTATTTCTAATGCATCCGGTAGCATAAGAAAATATTTAGGCCTGGGCTTAGTGCCCCAGGCAGGCGTTGCTTTGGGCTGCGCTTTAGTTGCTAAAAGTGACTTTCCAAATATAGGCGGTATGATTTTTACTACGATTGTTGCTACTACAGTTGTTTATGAATTGGTCGGTCCTTTATGTACAAAATATGCCTTGCAAAAAGCAGGAGAGATAAACGTTGAACACCACCAAATGGTGTGA